A genomic stretch from Caulobacter sp. FWC2 includes:
- a CDS encoding alginate lyase family protein, with product MSKLRVHLFAGLAALALAGAAQAAAPAKPTPVASAQVPPLFAATLAKSKAFVDPQLRKTIDVPVPADAGGGYTHERHKDNYRLIYEAGMLYRQTGDKAYADLVRRVLLDYAKLYPSLPLHPKRANQVAGRLFWQVLNDSVWLVNSIQGYEAVMDAIPAADRATIEAGVFRPMAAFLSTGSAKTFDSIHNHGTWALAAVGMTGYAIGDEGLVKQALYGLDGSGKSGFYKQLQELFSPDGYYAEGPYYQRYALSPFLLLAQSIQRHDPSRKILDYRDGVLRKAVYATLQESYGGLLFPINDAIKDKGIDTPELVHGVAVTYAATKDPALLSIAIQQGSVVLSPEGREVAAAIARGEAKPFPFASIKLRDGAKGDKGALVVLRSGPKPKDQALVFKATSQGMGHGHFDKLSWMFYDAGQEVVTDYGSARFLNVEAKAGGRYLPENDSWAQQTVAHNTLVVDEKSQFGGDTDTGEAHWPTLLAFEAKDGVQMTAASIDEAWPGVRYRRAMALIDRKEVGRPIVLDLVRAEGAGKHRFDLPLHYDGQIVDSGLKVQGGISELKPLGKADGYQHLWDRGRAPVKDGARVSWFDRGRFYDYVFASGDVDQVVLTELGANDPNYNLRNERAFILRGDDRDSFTVAGVLEPHGAYSAAEEYARDTIASVKAVERVSENGADLVLIRLNSGKTLAIGVSWDADPTKQHRVTTSAGAYAWSGFSGLAEPAQ from the coding sequence ATGTCCAAGTTACGCGTCCATCTCTTCGCTGGCCTCGCGGCCCTGGCCCTGGCTGGAGCGGCCCAGGCCGCCGCGCCGGCCAAGCCCACGCCCGTCGCTTCGGCTCAGGTCCCGCCGCTGTTCGCCGCCACCCTGGCCAAGAGCAAGGCCTTCGTGGATCCGCAACTGCGCAAGACCATCGACGTGCCGGTCCCAGCCGACGCCGGCGGCGGCTACACCCACGAGCGGCACAAGGACAACTACCGCCTGATCTACGAGGCGGGGATGCTGTACCGGCAGACCGGCGACAAGGCCTATGCCGACCTGGTGCGGCGGGTGCTGCTGGATTACGCCAAGCTCTATCCGTCCCTGCCGCTGCATCCCAAGCGCGCCAACCAGGTTGCGGGCAGGCTGTTCTGGCAGGTGCTGAACGACAGCGTATGGCTGGTCAATTCCATCCAGGGCTATGAGGCGGTGATGGACGCCATCCCGGCCGCCGACCGGGCGACCATCGAGGCGGGCGTGTTCCGGCCGATGGCGGCGTTCCTGTCGACCGGCTCGGCCAAGACCTTCGACAGCATCCACAATCACGGCACCTGGGCGCTGGCGGCGGTCGGAATGACCGGCTACGCGATCGGCGATGAGGGTCTGGTCAAGCAGGCCCTTTACGGCCTGGACGGTTCGGGCAAGTCGGGTTTCTACAAGCAGCTGCAGGAGCTGTTCTCGCCCGACGGCTACTATGCCGAAGGCCCGTACTATCAGCGCTACGCCCTGTCGCCGTTCCTGCTGCTGGCCCAGTCGATCCAGCGCCACGACCCGTCGCGCAAGATCCTCGACTATCGCGACGGCGTGCTGCGCAAGGCGGTCTACGCCACTCTTCAGGAGAGCTACGGCGGTCTGCTGTTCCCGATCAACGACGCCATCAAGGACAAGGGGATCGACACCCCCGAGCTAGTCCACGGCGTCGCGGTGACCTATGCCGCGACCAAGGATCCGGCCCTGCTGTCGATCGCCATCCAGCAGGGTTCGGTGGTGCTGAGCCCCGAGGGCCGCGAGGTCGCCGCCGCCATCGCGCGCGGCGAGGCCAAGCCGTTCCCCTTCGCCTCGATCAAGCTGCGCGACGGGGCCAAGGGCGACAAGGGCGCGCTGGTCGTGCTGCGCTCGGGTCCCAAGCCCAAGGACCAGGCGCTGGTCTTCAAGGCGACGTCCCAGGGCATGGGGCACGGCCATTTCGACAAGCTGTCCTGGATGTTCTACGACGCCGGCCAGGAGGTCGTGACTGACTACGGCTCGGCGCGGTTCCTCAACGTCGAGGCCAAGGCCGGCGGCCGCTACCTGCCCGAAAACGACAGCTGGGCGCAGCAGACGGTCGCCCACAACACCCTGGTGGTCGACGAGAAGAGCCAGTTCGGCGGCGACACTGATACCGGCGAGGCCCACTGGCCGACGCTGCTGGCCTTCGAGGCCAAGGACGGCGTCCAGATGACTGCCGCCAGCATTGATGAAGCCTGGCCCGGCGTGCGCTACCGCCGCGCCATGGCGCTGATCGACCGGAAAGAGGTCGGGCGCCCGATCGTCCTGGATCTGGTCCGCGCAGAGGGGGCGGGCAAGCACCGCTTCGACCTGCCGCTGCACTATGATGGCCAGATCGTCGACTCCGGCCTGAAGGTCCAGGGCGGGATCAGCGAGCTGAAGCCGCTGGGCAAGGCCGACGGCTATCAGCACCTGTGGGATCGCGGCCGCGCGCCGGTGAAGGACGGGGCGCGCGTCTCCTGGTTCGACCGGGGCCGGTTCTACGACTACGTCTTCGCGTCCGGCGATGTCGATCAGGTGGTCCTGACCGAACTGGGCGCCAACGACCCCAACTACAATCTCCGCAACGAGCGGGCCTTCATCCTGCGCGGCGATGATCGCGACAGCTTCACGGTGGCGGGGGTTCTGGAGCCGCACGGCGCCTATAGCGCCGCCGAGGAATACGCCCGCGACACCATCGCCTCGGTCAAGGCGGTCGAGCGCGTGTCGGAGAACGGCGCCGACCTCGTCCTCATCCGCCTCAACTCCGGCAAGACGCTGGCGATCGGGGTCTCCTGGGATGCCGATCCCACCAAGCAGCACCGGGTCACGACCTCCGCCGGCGCCTACGCCTGGAGCGGGTTCTCCGGTCTGGCGGAGCCTGCACAATGA
- a CDS encoding FadR/GntR family transcriptional regulator: MTMDRPYQQVAKQIIELIESGEFAPGSRLPGERELAERLGVSRVTVREAEIALEAQGYIAVKTGSGVYVRQRQPTDLSPLTEVDAFELTTVRAVVEAESAALAALNMGPEALELLEDTMRVMAGNDEAAEEADERFHLLIAENSGSPIIEHFVRTLWRMRNEAPRVVQVYSNVCKSGFEDRIEEHRAVYDAIRNRDPNAARLAMREHFSRLFEAMLAAEETEAIVQLRRKALQHRDRFKLSVQHGAA, from the coding sequence ATGACCATGGACAGGCCCTACCAACAGGTCGCGAAGCAGATCATCGAGCTCATCGAGTCCGGTGAATTCGCCCCCGGCAGCCGACTGCCCGGCGAGCGCGAACTGGCCGAACGGCTCGGCGTATCGCGCGTCACCGTGCGGGAGGCCGAGATCGCCCTCGAGGCTCAGGGCTACATCGCCGTCAAGACGGGCTCGGGCGTCTATGTCCGCCAGCGCCAGCCGACCGACCTGTCTCCACTGACCGAGGTTGACGCGTTCGAGCTGACGACGGTCCGCGCGGTCGTCGAAGCAGAGTCCGCGGCGCTGGCGGCGCTGAACATGGGTCCCGAAGCGCTTGAGCTGCTGGAAGACACCATGCGGGTGATGGCGGGCAACGACGAGGCGGCCGAAGAGGCCGACGAGCGCTTCCACCTGCTGATCGCCGAGAACAGCGGCAGCCCGATCATCGAGCATTTCGTGCGCACCCTCTGGCGGATGCGCAACGAGGCCCCGCGCGTCGTCCAAGTCTACAGCAACGTCTGCAAGAGCGGGTTCGAGGACCGGATCGAGGAGCACCGAGCCGTCTACGACGCCATCCGCAATCGCGATCCGAACGCGGCGCGTCTGGCGATGCGCGAGCACTTCAGCCGCCTGTTCGAAGCCATGCTGGCGGCCGAGGAGACCGAGGCCATCGTGCAGCTGCGCCGCAAGGCCTTGCAGCATCGCGACCGCTTCAAGCTCTCGGTGCAGCACGGCGCCGCCTGA
- a CDS encoding CZB domain-containing protein yields MDFHEQAQAHTQIRETLSAAISEQTQLDPSTFKADRLCPTGCWLHGDGARRWAGNHAFLGLLEAHRDFHAKAASVADQIARAQYAEAQRALRNGTPFAQALADLNAAFRRMRTAATTLAA; encoded by the coding sequence ATGGATTTTCACGAACAGGCACAAGCACACACCCAGATCCGCGAAACGCTCAGCGCGGCGATCAGCGAGCAGACCCAGCTCGATCCGTCCACCTTCAAAGCCGATCGCCTTTGCCCGACCGGCTGCTGGCTGCATGGGGATGGCGCTCGCCGTTGGGCTGGCAACCACGCCTTCCTTGGCCTGCTGGAGGCCCATCGCGACTTCCACGCCAAGGCGGCGAGCGTGGCTGACCAGATCGCCCGCGCGCAATACGCGGAAGCTCAGCGCGCGCTGCGCAACGGCACGCCTTTCGCCCAGGCGCTGGCGGACCTCAACGCCGCCTTCCGGCGCATGAGAACCGCGGCGACAACGCTCGCGGCCTAG
- a CDS encoding sialate O-acetylesterase, with product MKRFSALALAGTLWCGPALAEAPRFTNLFSDHAVLQRGEPVRLSGRADPGAALSIEIAGQSLATTADASGRWAVTTKPMTAGGPYALSVSDGRARSQLNDVMVGEVWFCSGQSNMGLKLQDATNGGNEVRDSENPLLRFTDVGRDIAARPLEEAKAVSGWTLAAPASIGPASAACYFMAKALQAHFGVTVGFITSTWGGTQTQAWIGESGLRPLKTYDDALDRLALYAKDRQVGEARQARYFDDWWATHEPDAKAKAAWAKPDFDDTSWKPVHPTKVWERLGDPELTSFNGAVWYRTAFTLTKAQAEAATRLALGLIDDSDTTFVNGVRVGGIEGRTTRRGYALPKGLLVAGRNVVAVRVLDSGGSGGLYDTDDQRFLALADGSKVPLPEAWRYRVSAPLDALGDVPVTPWDPTKGTGSLYNAMVAPVTAYTVKGVAWYQGESNVYDPAAFGRLLPALIQQWRTAFGVADLPFVLVQLPNYGSVSDRAGASRTAEVRERQRLTAQALDRVGLTSIIDIGDRYDIHPGQKTVAGGRMALTARRVAYRETVAQSPSPIAATRSGDDLIVRFKDTASGLRTYSSDTAIGFELCDADRRCRYASAVASGDHVTLAGANRPEIRAIRYAWSDSPFVNLFNSEDLPVGPFEITVD from the coding sequence ATGAAACGCTTTTCCGCTCTGGCCCTGGCCGGAACCCTGTGGTGCGGCCCGGCCTTGGCCGAGGCGCCGCGCTTCACCAATCTCTTCAGCGATCACGCCGTTCTGCAGCGGGGCGAACCGGTTCGGCTCAGCGGCCGAGCCGACCCCGGCGCCGCCCTGAGCATCGAGATCGCCGGCCAAAGCCTGGCGACGACCGCCGATGCGAGCGGGCGCTGGGCGGTGACGACCAAGCCCATGACCGCCGGCGGCCCCTATGCGCTTTCCGTCTCCGACGGGCGCGCGCGAAGCCAGCTCAACGACGTCATGGTCGGAGAGGTCTGGTTCTGCTCCGGCCAGTCGAACATGGGCCTGAAGCTGCAGGACGCGACCAACGGCGGCAACGAGGTCCGGGACTCTGAAAACCCGCTGCTGCGGTTCACCGACGTCGGCCGCGATATCGCCGCCCGTCCGCTGGAGGAGGCCAAGGCCGTCAGCGGCTGGACCCTGGCGGCGCCGGCGAGCATCGGTCCGGCCTCGGCCGCCTGCTACTTCATGGCCAAGGCGCTGCAGGCCCATTTCGGCGTGACCGTCGGCTTCATCACCTCCACCTGGGGCGGCACCCAGACCCAGGCTTGGATCGGCGAGAGCGGGCTGCGGCCGCTCAAGACCTATGACGACGCGCTCGATCGCCTGGCCCTCTACGCCAAGGACCGGCAGGTCGGCGAGGCGCGGCAGGCGCGCTATTTCGACGACTGGTGGGCGACCCACGAGCCGGACGCCAAGGCCAAGGCCGCCTGGGCCAAACCCGACTTCGACGACACAAGCTGGAAACCGGTCCATCCGACAAAGGTCTGGGAGCGCCTCGGCGACCCTGAACTGACCAGCTTCAACGGCGCGGTCTGGTATCGGACCGCCTTCACCCTGACCAAGGCGCAGGCCGAGGCCGCCACGCGCCTCGCCCTGGGCCTGATCGACGACAGCGACACCACCTTCGTCAACGGCGTGCGGGTCGGCGGGATCGAGGGTCGCACCACGCGCCGGGGATACGCCTTGCCCAAGGGCCTGCTGGTGGCGGGTCGCAACGTCGTCGCGGTGCGGGTGCTGGATTCGGGCGGCTCCGGCGGCCTCTACGACACCGACGACCAGCGCTTCCTGGCCCTGGCGGACGGATCGAAAGTCCCCCTGCCCGAGGCGTGGCGCTATCGCGTCTCGGCGCCCCTGGACGCCCTGGGCGATGTTCCGGTGACGCCGTGGGATCCGACCAAGGGCACCGGCAGCCTATACAATGCCATGGTCGCGCCCGTAACGGCCTACACCGTCAAAGGGGTCGCGTGGTACCAGGGCGAGTCCAATGTCTATGACCCGGCGGCCTTCGGTCGACTTCTGCCAGCGTTGATCCAGCAGTGGCGGACGGCTTTCGGCGTGGCCGATCTGCCCTTCGTGCTCGTGCAGCTTCCGAACTACGGCTCCGTCAGCGACCGCGCGGGCGCCTCGAGAACCGCCGAGGTCCGCGAGCGCCAGCGCCTAACCGCCCAGGCTCTGGACCGTGTCGGCCTGACCTCGATCATCGACATCGGCGACCGATACGACATCCACCCGGGCCAGAAGACCGTCGCGGGCGGCCGGATGGCCTTGACCGCCCGGCGCGTGGCCTATCGCGAGACGGTGGCGCAAAGCCCCTCCCCCATCGCCGCGACGCGCTCGGGCGACGACCTGATCGTGCGTTTCAAGGACACCGCCAGCGGCCTGCGCACCTATAGCAGCGACACCGCCATCGGCTTCGAGCTCTGCGACGCCGATCGACGCTGCCGCTACGCTTCGGCCGTGGCGTCGGGCGACCACGTGACCCTGGCCGGCGCCAACCGGCCCGAGATCCGCGCCATCCGCTATGCCTGGAGCGACTCTCCGTTCGTCAACCTGTTCAACAGCGAGGACCTACCGGTCGGCCCCTTCGAGATCACCGTCGACTAG
- a CDS encoding TonB-dependent receptor domain-containing protein, with translation MNSHPRRAGVRAMLLASTCLVIGSGFGQAFAQEAPPQDQSAAKGADEVEAVVVTGYRASLQSALNIKRQSDVMVDAINAEDIADFPDANLAESLQRIPGISIDRDNGEGRTITVRGLGGDFTRVRINNLEALSTAGTNDTNSTAINSTRTFDFNVFASELFNSLKVRKTASAETDEGSLGATVDLQTGRPFDYRKDRYALSVEDAYYQNGKHHNPRLAGLFSKRFADGKMGFLASAAYSEKDSETDQYRRQIVTGEYVYRSATWATLENPRRAGFSAPVGTLFTNRVSNPTATNPGGTVSATAAITNPAYIDAVTGSDPTAYALLHPSLDGSQIIFPALAGPEQQDLHQKRLGLTAAYQWDISSRTRLTIDGLHSNQKSTSTLNQLLPFGLNRNNTNATYATANASTALASKRGLYPGTCTYTAGGPYASPIDCGQATYGGALVAGTSFSYNPNNLDVYDYYNAPGSPGYVASADGLAMRAQQIGRPATDVLAAHVTNGVADYLQLRNLDWAARADQGSYNTTFDQLSFNLTHEFSDRFKADFTYGASRSKLNSYGKMAEWGQFDQPATFTYDERGGGDMPMFDAGFNAADPNQWTILKGVSFLRYHKKVVENRYNSWKADFTWELSDNLTLKFGGTQRDYRFSTSQTERQNVQINPTEKEAGVSIASLGKVINFGQGLDVPAGTTTSWFGPDIEKFDALFGFTCECINKWGDWRLTQFRQQGRETFAVQEKTEGAYGQVNFNYDFLDGWNTFGNLGVRYAKTDVDSTGRSTGGRTVQGGNSYSDILPSFNIAIRPRDNLYFRFGAAQTMSRPTLQQLAPTITQLTIPEGGMTSGATLTIGNPKLSPFRANNFDAAVEWYYAEGGLISVALFKKKIGSYPQTVRFSAPLSTFLDAEGLASLIEQFGANSDQAAYIRGDYDATARQFRDAPGGELKGWEINYQQAFTFLPGLLKNTGIQLNATHIQSELTYILDPGTDTTPATLGKAPWLGASPNALNLTLYYEDKRINTRVSVAQRDGYYTTYPLVAGACAPGVVGGVACDTPLINDFGGSKDTLNVDFSFSYKLSDRASFSIEGLNMTNQATSRYYYADNPVAALYGSPGRQFTIGFRFRN, from the coding sequence ATGAACAGCCATCCAAGGCGCGCCGGTGTGCGCGCCATGCTGCTCGCATCGACGTGCCTGGTCATCGGCTCGGGCTTTGGCCAGGCCTTCGCACAGGAAGCGCCGCCACAGGACCAGAGCGCGGCCAAGGGCGCCGACGAGGTCGAGGCCGTGGTCGTCACCGGCTATCGCGCATCCCTGCAGAGCGCGCTGAACATCAAGCGCCAGTCGGACGTAATGGTCGACGCCATCAACGCCGAGGACATCGCTGACTTCCCCGACGCCAACCTAGCCGAGTCGCTGCAGCGTATCCCCGGCATCTCGATCGACCGCGACAATGGCGAAGGCCGCACGATCACCGTGCGCGGCCTTGGCGGCGACTTCACGCGGGTGCGCATCAACAACCTCGAGGCGCTGTCGACGGCGGGCACCAACGACACCAACTCCACCGCGATCAATTCCACCCGGACCTTCGACTTCAACGTCTTCGCCTCGGAGCTCTTCAACAGCCTGAAGGTCCGCAAGACCGCCTCGGCCGAGACCGACGAAGGCTCGCTGGGCGCCACGGTCGACCTGCAGACGGGTCGACCGTTCGACTATCGCAAGGACCGCTACGCGCTCTCGGTCGAGGACGCCTATTACCAGAACGGCAAGCACCACAATCCACGCCTGGCCGGCCTGTTCTCCAAGCGCTTCGCCGACGGCAAGATGGGCTTCCTGGCCTCCGCCGCCTATTCGGAGAAGGACTCCGAAACCGATCAGTACCGCCGTCAGATCGTGACCGGCGAATATGTCTATCGCTCGGCCACCTGGGCGACGCTTGAGAACCCGCGACGCGCTGGTTTCTCTGCGCCCGTCGGCACGCTGTTCACCAACCGCGTCTCGAACCCGACCGCGACGAATCCCGGCGGCACGGTGTCCGCCACGGCCGCCATCACCAACCCGGCCTATATCGACGCGGTGACCGGCTCGGACCCGACCGCCTACGCCCTGCTCCACCCGTCGCTGGATGGCTCGCAGATCATCTTCCCCGCCCTGGCCGGCCCCGAGCAACAGGACCTGCACCAGAAGCGCCTGGGCCTCACCGCGGCCTATCAGTGGGATATCTCGTCGCGGACGCGCCTCACGATCGATGGGCTGCATTCGAACCAGAAGAGCACCTCGACGCTGAACCAGCTGCTGCCGTTCGGCCTGAACCGCAACAACACCAACGCGACCTACGCCACGGCCAACGCCTCGACCGCGCTGGCCTCCAAGCGCGGGCTCTATCCGGGCACCTGCACCTACACGGCCGGCGGACCCTACGCCTCGCCGATCGATTGCGGCCAAGCCACCTATGGCGGCGCGCTCGTCGCCGGCACCAGCTTCTCGTACAACCCCAACAATCTCGACGTCTACGACTACTACAACGCGCCCGGCTCGCCCGGCTACGTCGCCTCTGCGGACGGCCTGGCCATGCGCGCCCAGCAGATCGGTCGCCCGGCGACGGACGTGCTGGCCGCCCATGTCACCAACGGGGTCGCCGACTATCTGCAGCTGCGAAACCTGGACTGGGCGGCGCGCGCCGATCAGGGCAGCTACAACACCACCTTCGACCAACTCTCGTTCAACCTGACCCACGAGTTCAGCGACCGGTTCAAGGCCGACTTCACCTACGGCGCCTCGCGCTCCAAGCTGAATTCCTACGGCAAGATGGCCGAGTGGGGTCAGTTCGACCAGCCCGCCACCTTCACCTATGACGAGCGCGGCGGCGGCGACATGCCGATGTTCGACGCCGGCTTCAACGCCGCCGATCCCAACCAGTGGACGATCCTCAAGGGGGTCTCCTTCCTCCGCTACCACAAGAAGGTCGTCGAAAACCGCTACAACTCTTGGAAGGCCGACTTCACCTGGGAGCTCAGCGACAACCTGACCCTGAAGTTCGGCGGCACCCAGCGCGACTATCGCTTCTCGACCTCCCAGACCGAGCGCCAGAACGTCCAGATCAACCCGACCGAAAAGGAAGCGGGCGTCTCGATCGCCAGTCTCGGCAAGGTCATCAACTTCGGCCAGGGCCTCGACGTGCCCGCCGGCACGACGACGTCGTGGTTCGGGCCGGACATCGAGAAGTTCGACGCCCTGTTCGGCTTCACCTGCGAGTGCATCAACAAGTGGGGCGACTGGCGCCTGACCCAGTTCCGCCAGCAGGGGCGCGAAACCTTCGCGGTGCAGGAGAAGACCGAGGGCGCCTACGGCCAGGTCAACTTCAACTACGATTTCCTGGACGGCTGGAACACCTTCGGCAATCTCGGCGTGCGCTACGCCAAGACCGACGTCGACTCGACCGGCCGCTCGACCGGCGGCCGGACCGTGCAGGGCGGCAATTCCTATTCCGACATCCTGCCGTCGTTCAACATCGCCATCCGGCCGCGCGACAATCTCTACTTCCGGTTCGGCGCGGCCCAGACCATGTCGCGCCCGACCCTGCAGCAGCTGGCTCCCACCATCACCCAGCTGACGATTCCGGAGGGCGGCATGACCTCCGGCGCCACCCTGACGATCGGCAATCCGAAGCTGTCGCCCTTCCGCGCCAACAATTTCGACGCCGCCGTGGAGTGGTACTACGCCGAGGGCGGCCTGATCTCGGTGGCGCTGTTCAAGAAGAAGATCGGCTCCTATCCGCAGACCGTTCGCTTCTCTGCGCCGCTGTCGACCTTCCTCGACGCCGAGGGGCTTGCGAGCCTGATCGAGCAGTTCGGCGCCAACAGCGACCAGGCGGCCTATATCCGCGGCGACTATGACGCCACCGCGCGCCAGTTCCGCGACGCCCCCGGCGGGGAGCTGAAGGGCTGGGAGATCAACTACCAGCAGGCCTTCACCTTCCTGCCTGGGCTGCTGAAGAACACGGGCATCCAGCTCAACGCCACCCACATCCAGTCCGAGCTCACCTACATTCTGGATCCGGGCACCGACACGACGCCGGCGACCCTGGGCAAGGCCCCCTGGCTCGGCGCGTCGCCCAATGCGCTGAACCTGACGCTCTATTACGAGGACAAGCGCATCAACACGCGCGTCTCCGTGGCCCAGCGCGACGGCTACTACACCACCTATCCGCTGGTGGCCGGCGCCTGCGCGCCCGGCGTCGTCGGCGGGGTGGCGTGCGATACGCCGCTGATCAACGACTTCGGCGGATCCAAGGACACGCTGAATGTCGACTTCTCGTTCAGCTACAAGCTGTCGGACCGCGCCTCGTTCTCGATTGAGGGCCTGAACATGACCAACCAGGCGACGAGCCGGTACTACTACGCCGACAACCCCGTGGCGGCGCTGTACGGCTCGCCCGGGCGGCAGTTCACGATCGGGTTCCGCTTCCGGAACTAG
- a CDS encoding polysaccharide lyase 6 family protein: MADLRSSLAALLGLGALAGSVHAYAAERLVRTPEAFTAAVRASTPGDSVVLANGVWRDFEMVFTGQGAPAKPITLRAQTPGKVVISGKSNLRIAGRHLVVSGLTFKDGFSPSSEVIAFRQDSELAFDSRVTETVIDGFNKPDRAASDYWIGLYGQNNRVDHNHLQGKLNNGVTLAVVLNSLQSQQNHHRIDHNYFGPRPPLGSNGGETIRVGTSEFSRTQSLTVVEDNYFEGCSGEVEIVSNKSGGNIYRRNVFVRSQGSLVLRHGDGNLVEDNVFLGGGVAHTGGVRVINAGQTVRNNYFQGLRGDGFTGALVLMNGVPNSPLNRYNQVLDARIEHNIFVDVRAVVFGAGADQERTLPPARSVLFGNVFLGSGGEAIFKATAPIDGLTFADNRVDGVAPPTGASGFEAKAIGRQTLPDGRVYPDAAARKALGLKAPVRLLAREETGVAWYPKGDRTVAFDSGRILKIKPGQDQLSAAAISAKTGDIIELATGDYAERRVIEISRPLTFRAAKGAEPVVTFERATLFNLVGRGALKLQGLRLSGASAPDAIGAAVIRASASYPLSNYAVELVDTEVSHLQTGKGFAVLKGEKNTFADHVTISGSRFSDISGTVLDLSSETGGSGLYGAETVDITGSQFTRLGGPVLDILRGGTDESTFGPRVRVKGSAFRDVAPGQPSMKLNGVQLVSLDGNLFERAAPARVTLHVGKPDLSEAGNTGAALEIVDQRK; this comes from the coding sequence TTGGCAGACCTGCGCTCGAGCCTTGCCGCTCTGCTGGGCCTTGGCGCCCTGGCCGGTTCCGTTCACGCCTATGCGGCCGAGCGGCTGGTGCGCACCCCAGAAGCGTTCACGGCGGCGGTGCGGGCGTCGACCCCCGGCGACTCGGTGGTGCTGGCCAACGGCGTCTGGCGCGATTTCGAGATGGTGTTCACCGGCCAAGGCGCGCCCGCCAAGCCGATCACGCTGCGGGCCCAGACGCCGGGCAAGGTGGTGATCTCCGGCAAGTCGAACCTGCGTATCGCCGGCCGGCACCTGGTCGTCTCGGGCCTGACCTTCAAGGACGGCTTCAGTCCGTCGTCTGAAGTCATCGCGTTTCGCCAGGACAGCGAGCTGGCGTTCGACTCCCGCGTCACCGAGACGGTGATCGACGGGTTCAACAAGCCCGACCGCGCCGCCTCGGACTATTGGATCGGACTGTACGGCCAGAACAACCGCGTCGATCACAATCACCTGCAAGGCAAGCTGAACAACGGCGTCACCCTGGCGGTGGTGCTGAACTCGCTCCAGAGCCAGCAAAATCATCACCGCATCGACCACAACTATTTCGGCCCGCGTCCCCCGCTGGGGTCCAATGGCGGCGAGACCATCCGGGTCGGGACCAGCGAGTTCTCGCGCACCCAATCCCTGACCGTGGTCGAGGACAACTATTTCGAAGGCTGTAGCGGCGAGGTCGAGATCGTCTCGAACAAGTCCGGCGGCAACATCTATCGTCGCAACGTCTTCGTTCGTTCGCAGGGCTCGCTGGTCTTGCGCCACGGCGACGGCAACCTGGTCGAGGACAATGTCTTCCTGGGCGGCGGCGTGGCCCATACCGGCGGGGTGCGGGTGATCAACGCCGGCCAGACGGTGCGTAACAATTACTTCCAGGGCCTGCGGGGCGATGGCTTCACCGGAGCCCTGGTGCTGATGAACGGCGTCCCGAACTCACCGCTCAATCGCTACAATCAGGTCCTCGACGCGCGCATCGAGCACAACATCTTCGTCGACGTGAGGGCGGTGGTCTTCGGGGCCGGCGCGGACCAGGAGCGCACCCTGCCGCCGGCGCGAAGCGTGCTCTTCGGCAACGTCTTCCTCGGTTCGGGCGGCGAGGCGATCTTCAAGGCCACAGCGCCGATCGACGGTTTGACTTTCGCCGACAACCGGGTCGACGGGGTGGCGCCGCCGACCGGCGCCTCGGGCTTCGAGGCCAAGGCGATCGGTCGCCAGACCCTGCCGGACGGCCGCGTCTACCCCGACGCCGCCGCGCGCAAGGCCCTGGGCCTGAAGGCGCCGGTCAGACTGCTGGCGCGCGAGGAGACCGGCGTGGCCTGGTATCCGAAGGGCGACCGGACCGTCGCGTTCGACAGCGGCCGCATCCTGAAGATCAAGCCCGGGCAGGACCAGCTGTCGGCCGCCGCGATCAGCGCCAAGACGGGCGACATTATCGAGCTGGCGACCGGCGACTATGCCGAGCGCCGCGTTATCGAGATCAGCCGACCCCTGACCTTTCGCGCGGCGAAGGGCGCTGAACCCGTGGTGACCTTCGAGCGCGCAACGCTTTTCAACCTGGTCGGCCGAGGCGCTCTGAAGCTGCAAGGCCTGCGGCTGTCGGGCGCCAGCGCGCCGGATGCGATCGGCGCCGCGGTGATCCGCGCGAGCGCCAGCTATCCGCTCAGCAATTACGCGGTCGAGCTGGTCGACACCGAGGTCTCGCACCTGCAAACCGGCAAGGGTTTCGCCGTGCTGAAGGGCGAGAAGAACACCTTCGCTGACCATGTGACGATCAGCGGTTCGCGCTTTTCGGACATCAGCGGAACGGTGCTAGACCTCTCCAGCGAGACGGGCGGTTCGGGCCTCTACGGCGCCGAGACGGTCGACATCACCGGCAGTCAATTCACGCGCCTGGGCGGACCCGTGCTCGACATCCTGCGGGGCGGGACCGACGAGAGCACCTTCGGTCCCCGCGTCCGGGTCAAGGGCTCGGCGTTTCGCGACGTCGCGCCGGGCCAGCCGTCGATGAAGCTGAACGGCGTGCAGCTCGTGAGCCTCGACGGCAATCTCTTCGAACGCGCGGCTCCGGCTCGCGTCACCCTCCACGTCGGCAAGCCCGATCTCAGCGAGGCCGGCAACACCGGCGCGGCGCTCGAGATCGTCGATCAGCGCAAGTAG